A window of the Polaribacter batillariae genome harbors these coding sequences:
- a CDS encoding TlpA family protein disulfide reductase: MKKKIRIFVLILIASIFGFLGFKINSKLSHKKEVTARTKTIPSFSFSDTKGNIYSNKNLPNKSVIFIYFNSGCDYCQSEAIKIQERLKDFKEVQLVFVSFEEQEGIIAFAKQYNLHNKENVVFLEDKQGVFSQIFDVNSIPYIVVYDKDKNFLQKFKGATKIDSILAVLK, encoded by the coding sequence ATGAAAAAGAAGATAAGAATTTTTGTTCTAATACTAATTGCAAGCATTTTTGGGTTTTTAGGTTTTAAGATAAATAGTAAACTAAGCCATAAAAAAGAGGTTACAGCTCGTACTAAAACAATACCAAGTTTTTCTTTTTCAGATACAAAAGGCAATATTTATTCAAATAAAAATTTACCTAATAAATCTGTAATTTTTATTTATTTTAATTCAGGTTGTGATTATTGCCAATCAGAAGCAATAAAAATACAAGAACGGTTAAAAGATTTTAAAGAAGTACAGTTGGTATTTGTTTCTTTTGAAGAACAAGAAGGTATCATTGCATTTGCAAAACAATACAATTTGCATAACAAAGAAAATGTAGTTTTTCTAGAAGATAAACAAGGAGTTTTTTCACAAATATTTGATGTAAATTCTATACCATATATTGTTGTTTATGATAAAGACAAAAACTTTCTTCAAAAATTTAAAGGAGCTACTAAAATAGACAGCATTTTAGCTGTTTTAAAATAG
- a CDS encoding peptidase domain-containing ABC transporter, translating into MNQKLITKTHILQHDQSDCGVACLLSLIQYYGGSSSLEKLRELSGTTKQGTTLLGLYQTANSIGFTAEGNEADIQAIIDHGAPVILHVVIEEKLQHYVVCYGFENDTFIIGDPGKGIVYYSKEELDKVWVSKSCLTLTPNNNFIKATETKKSKKEWFLKLLKEDKQLLIISIVLGIGIAVLGMAMSVFSQKLIDDILPSQNTTKLVFGIGLLTFLLLIRVGFSTLRELMLIRQSKDFNNRIIDSFYSSLLHLPKPFFDTRKIGELVARLNDTNRVQKVIKHIASNFIIDILVVLVSFGFLFFYSWQVGVIVLVSLPIYFLIIYRFNSKIIKSQKEVMQSYALNESNYISSMQGIATIKNYNRQSFFQKVNQLVFGNLQNKIVDLGKINVRLSLFAGIAGVLFLMAILSYTSLQVYNQQMQLGELMAILGIAGSLLPSITNLALISIPINEAKIAFNRMFEFTSIEKEKQGEFVLTSFESLEIENLSFRFAGRSQLLKDVNLSIKKGEISAVVGESGSGKSTLGQIFQKFYNFENGNVIVNKKTNLDDVKLSNWRNLVGVVPQDITIFNGNVLDNILLGQEDKPENVVAFCQEYGFEEFIKDFPQGYATILGEEGVNLSGGQKQIIALARVLYKKPELLILDEATAAMDRKTEKFSIELISKLKENMGVLFISHRLETLKKYADNIYVLEGGKTVVQGSHKELLETSNFYSDYWKELV; encoded by the coding sequence ATGAATCAAAAACTAATAACAAAAACACATATTCTACAGCATGATCAATCAGATTGTGGTGTAGCTTGTTTACTTTCTTTAATACAATATTATGGAGGTAGTAGTTCTTTAGAAAAATTAAGAGAATTAAGTGGTACAACTAAACAAGGTACTACTTTGTTAGGTCTATACCAAACTGCAAATAGCATAGGCTTTACAGCTGAGGGTAATGAAGCAGATATTCAAGCTATAATAGACCATGGAGCTCCAGTAATTTTGCACGTAGTAATAGAAGAAAAACTACAACATTATGTAGTTTGTTATGGTTTTGAAAATGATACATTTATTATTGGAGATCCTGGAAAAGGAATTGTCTATTATTCAAAAGAGGAATTAGATAAAGTTTGGGTATCTAAAAGTTGTTTAACGTTAACGCCTAATAACAACTTTATAAAAGCGACTGAAACTAAAAAATCTAAAAAAGAGTGGTTCCTAAAATTATTAAAAGAAGACAAACAACTTTTAATAATTAGTATTGTTTTAGGTATTGGTATCGCAGTTTTAGGAATGGCAATGTCTGTTTTTTCTCAGAAATTAATAGATGACATTTTACCATCACAAAACACTACAAAATTAGTTTTTGGTATTGGTTTACTTACTTTTTTATTATTAATTAGAGTTGGTTTTTCTACTTTACGTGAGTTAATGTTAATTAGGCAATCTAAAGATTTTAATAATAGAATTATAGATTCTTTTTACTCTTCATTATTACATTTACCAAAACCTTTTTTTGATACTCGTAAAATAGGAGAATTGGTAGCAAGATTAAATGATACTAATAGAGTACAAAAAGTTATAAAACACATTGCTAGCAACTTTATAATAGACATTTTAGTGGTATTGGTTTCATTTGGTTTTTTATTCTTTTATTCTTGGCAAGTTGGTGTAATTGTGTTGGTAAGTTTACCTATTTATTTTTTAATTATTTATCGTTTTAATAGTAAAATTATAAAATCTCAAAAAGAGGTAATGCAGAGTTACGCTTTAAATGAGAGTAATTATATAAGTTCTATGCAAGGTATTGCAACTATTAAAAATTATAATAGGCAATCTTTTTTTCAAAAAGTAAATCAATTAGTTTTTGGAAACTTGCAAAACAAAATTGTAGATCTTGGTAAGATAAATGTTCGTTTATCTCTGTTTGCAGGTATTGCAGGTGTATTATTTTTAATGGCAATTTTGTCATACACTTCTTTGCAAGTGTATAATCAACAAATGCAATTGGGAGAATTAATGGCTATTTTAGGTATCGCAGGCTCTTTGTTACCTTCAATAACCAACTTAGCTTTAATATCGATACCTATTAACGAAGCAAAAATTGCTTTTAATAGAATGTTTGAGTTTACTTCCATAGAAAAAGAAAAACAAGGCGAATTTGTGCTAACATCTTTTGAATCTTTAGAAATTGAAAATCTTTCATTTCGTTTTGCTGGTAGAAGTCAATTATTAAAAGATGTAAATTTATCTATTAAAAAGGGAGAAATTTCGGCTGTAGTTGGGGAAAGTGGAAGTGGAAAAAGTACACTTGGACAAATTTTTCAAAAGTTTTACAATTTTGAAAATGGAAATGTAATTGTTAATAAAAAAACCAATCTTGATGATGTAAAACTAAGTAATTGGAGAAATTTAGTTGGTGTTGTACCACAAGATATTACCATTTTTAATGGTAATGTATTAGATAATATTTTATTAGGACAAGAAGATAAACCCGAAAATGTTGTTGCTTTTTGTCAAGAATATGGCTTTGAAGAATTTATAAAAGATTTTCCACAAGGGTATGCAACTATTTTAGGAGAAGAAGGCGTAAACTTATCTGGTGGTCAAAAACAAATTATTGCGTTAGCTAGAGTTTTATACAAAAAGCCTGAACTTTTAATTTTAGATGAAGCTACTGCAGCAATGGACAGGAAAACTGAAAAATTTAGTATAGAATTAATTTCTAAATTAAAAGAAAACATGGGAGTGCTGTTTATTTCTCATCGTTTAGAAACCTTAAAAAAATACGCAGATAATATCTATGTTTTAGAAGGTGGTAAAACGGTTGTACAAGGAAGCCATAAAGAATTGTTAGAAACTTCTAATTTTTATAGTGATTATTGGAAAGAACTGGTTTAG
- a CDS encoding lantibiotic dehydratase family protein: MLKKEQKTYQLFNNYCVRTPLFPISFQNNFRIISDKELKGVVLNPVFREALYLASPELFNQIVKWEKGKIKANKKIEKLQFAILKYLIRISARCTPFGLFASCGVGEFGLETTIQLNKKQNYKRATRFDTTFLNQLFQELLKNKIIRENVLFYSNTSIYKIGEHYRYVEYSLEKKRRSYSLEGLVYSEYLETILKEAKNGKTVLELSNLLVDDEITKEEAIGFIEDLIDNQILVSELEITVTGEDYFKSLITRIQQIPEASTIQKQLSNLQQQLHHLDLKIGNQTDDYKEIIFNAKSLVPDLDIKYLFQTDTFTSFKSNTLNKDIKKQLKKAFILFNKMTLPTANKNIEQFKRDFLKRFKQSEVSLNLALDTETGIGYGDKREDSNNLLEGLVSIGNNKRYKHVIWTDVDTILQKKLVNVTQNRAYTISLTEKDFKELPTSWHDLPETLSSIIEIYKIKNKETIFIKNIGGASATYLLGRFGQCNKEISETIHKIAKVEETINSDKILAEIIHLPEARTGNILQRPSFREYEIPYLGKSSVLPEYQISIEDILVSVKNDTIILRSKKLDKEILPRLGNAHNYSGNPFTYLSIFV, encoded by the coding sequence TTGCTAAAAAAAGAACAAAAAACATATCAATTATTTAATAATTACTGTGTAAGAACACCATTATTTCCAATTAGTTTTCAGAATAATTTTAGAATAATTTCAGATAAAGAGTTAAAAGGGGTTGTTTTAAACCCTGTTTTTAGAGAAGCATTGTATCTTGCTTCCCCAGAATTATTTAATCAAATTGTAAAGTGGGAAAAAGGAAAAATTAAAGCGAATAAAAAGATTGAAAAATTACAATTTGCTATCTTAAAATATCTTATTCGCATTTCTGCACGTTGCACACCTTTTGGATTATTTGCTTCTTGTGGAGTAGGAGAATTTGGCTTGGAAACAACTATTCAATTAAATAAAAAACAAAATTATAAAAGAGCTACTCGCTTTGATACTACTTTTTTGAATCAGTTATTTCAAGAATTATTAAAAAATAAAATTATTAGAGAAAACGTTTTGTTTTATTCTAATACAAGTATTTACAAAATTGGAGAGCATTACAGGTATGTAGAATATAGTTTAGAGAAAAAGAGAAGGAGCTATTCTTTAGAAGGTTTGGTGTACTCAGAATATTTAGAAACTATTTTAAAGGAAGCTAAGAATGGTAAAACCGTTTTAGAATTGTCTAATCTTTTAGTTGATGATGAAATTACAAAAGAAGAGGCTATTGGTTTTATTGAAGATTTAATTGACAATCAGATTTTAGTTTCAGAATTAGAAATTACGGTTACTGGAGAAGATTATTTTAAAAGTCTAATAACTCGAATTCAACAAATACCTGAAGCATCAACAATACAAAAACAACTATCTAATTTACAACAGCAATTACATCATTTAGATTTAAAAATAGGGAATCAAACAGATGATTATAAAGAAATAATTTTTAATGCTAAAAGTTTAGTTCCAGATTTAGATATTAAATACCTATTTCAGACAGATACTTTTACTTCATTTAAAAGTAATACTTTAAATAAAGATATTAAGAAACAACTAAAAAAAGCATTTATTCTTTTCAATAAAATGACCTTGCCAACTGCTAATAAAAATATAGAGCAGTTTAAAAGAGACTTTTTAAAACGTTTTAAACAATCTGAAGTCTCTTTAAACCTTGCTTTAGATACAGAAACAGGTATTGGCTATGGAGATAAAAGAGAAGATAGTAATAACTTATTAGAGGGTTTAGTTTCTATTGGAAACAATAAAAGATACAAACACGTTATTTGGACAGATGTTGATACTATTTTACAAAAGAAGTTAGTGAATGTAACTCAAAACAGAGCGTATACAATATCACTTACAGAAAAAGACTTTAAAGAATTACCAACTTCTTGGCATGATTTACCAGAGACTCTGTCTTCTATTATTGAAATTTATAAAATAAAAAATAAAGAAACCATTTTTATAAAGAATATAGGTGGTGCAAGTGCTACCTATTTATTAGGTAGATTTGGACAGTGTAATAAGGAAATATCAGAAACTATTCATAAAATAGCAAAAGTAGAAGAGACTATAAATTCAGATAAAATTCTTGCTGAAATTATACATTTACCAGAAGCAAGAACAGGAAACATCCTACAAAGACCTAGTTTTAGAGAATATGAAATCCCATATTTAGGAAAATCTAGTGTATTACCAGAATATCAAATATCTATTGAAGATATTTTAGTTTCTGTAAAAAATGATACAATTATTTTACGTTCTAAAAAGCTAGATAAAGAAATTTTACCTCGTTTGGGAAATGCCCATAATTATAGTGGAAATCCTTTTACCTATTTATCAATTTTTGTGTGA
- a CDS encoding thiopeptide-type bacteriocin biosynthesis protein has protein sequence MNNIQSTFVVGDKWLYYKIYCGVKTADIILLEVIKPLTEDLIAQKIIDKWFFIRYSDPEPHLRFRIKLLDINYLGKVLITVKNILNPFLTNKQVWDVQLGTYQRELERYGNNTIENAEIFFHFDSKLIIEVIKNAKNDEDRFLNIFKWLECLINSFNFTDDDAILFLDRMQKQFKEEFDVEKTIRKELSSKYRRLESLLLVENNFNLSEKTQLKEIMERLLMLEKEEKLHVSINNLLASFIHMSINRCFRSKQRLYEMMLYDFLFRKYKSEYIRYGNK, from the coding sequence ATGAATAATATACAAAGCACTTTTGTTGTTGGAGATAAATGGTTGTATTACAAAATATATTGTGGTGTAAAAACTGCAGATATTATTCTATTAGAAGTTATAAAACCTTTAACAGAAGATTTAATAGCACAAAAAATAATTGATAAATGGTTTTTTATAAGATATTCAGACCCAGAACCTCATTTAAGATTTCGAATTAAATTATTAGATATTAATTATTTGGGGAAAGTACTCATAACTGTAAAAAATATTTTGAACCCATTTCTAACGAATAAACAAGTTTGGGACGTTCAACTAGGAACCTACCAAAGAGAATTAGAAAGATATGGAAATAATACTATAGAAAATGCTGAGATTTTTTTTCATTTTGACAGTAAACTAATTATTGAAGTAATAAAAAACGCTAAAAATGATGAAGATCGTTTTTTAAATATCTTTAAGTGGTTAGAATGTCTAATAAATTCTTTTAATTTTACGGATGATGACGCCATTTTATTTTTAGACAGAATGCAAAAACAATTTAAAGAAGAATTTGATGTTGAAAAAACCATTAGAAAAGAGCTAAGTTCTAAATACAGAAGATTAGAATCCCTATTATTGGTCGAAAATAATTTTAACTTATCAGAAAAAACTCAATTAAAAGAGATTATGGAAAGGCTTTTGATGCTAGAAAAAGAAGAAAAATTACACGTTTCAATAAATAATTTATTAGCAAGTTTTATACACATGAGTATTAATAGATGTTTCAGATCAAAACAGCGCTTATATGAAATGATGCTTTATGATTTTTTATTTAGGAAATATAAATCAGAATATATTAGATATGGAAATAAATAG
- a CDS encoding lantibiotic dehydratase — MPIIIVEILLPIYQFLCDTQTQNKRSSVGFSWNEILKKHTFLPRIEFENMIFSKAKWNIEVAVFQKLFANKNLLASIKIWQKENLIPDFVELVEGDNKLLIDLKSEISIRMLLDTIKNRKKFILEEFLFLDNEFIKDEKDASYCNQFVVSFYNEAKLKQANNE, encoded by the coding sequence ATGCCCATAATTATAGTGGAAATCCTTTTACCTATTTATCAATTTTTGTGTGACACACAAACACAAAATAAAAGGTCTAGTGTTGGTTTCAGTTGGAATGAAATCTTAAAAAAGCACACCTTTTTACCTCGGATAGAATTTGAAAATATGATTTTCTCTAAAGCTAAATGGAATATAGAAGTAGCTGTATTTCAAAAATTATTTGCAAATAAAAATTTATTAGCATCAATTAAAATTTGGCAAAAGGAAAACTTAATTCCTGATTTTGTGGAGTTAGTGGAAGGAGATAATAAGTTGTTGATTGATCTTAAAAGTGAAATATCAATTAGAATGTTATTAGATACTATTAAAAATAGAAAAAAGTTTATATTAGAAGAATTTTTATTTTTAGACAATGAATTTATAAAAGATGAAAAAGATGCCTCTTACTGCAACCAATTTGTAGTTTCTTTCTATAATGAGGCAAAATTAAAACAAGCCAATAATGAATAA